Sequence from the Pongo pygmaeus isolate AG05252 chromosome 23, NHGRI_mPonPyg2-v2.0_pri, whole genome shotgun sequence genome:
tgaggcgggctgatcacgaggtcaggagatcgagaccatcctggctaacatggtgaaaccctgtctctactaaaaatacaaaaaattagccgggcgtggtggcgggcgcctgtagtcccagctactcgggaggctgaggcaggagaatggcatgaacccgggaggcggggcttgcagtgagccgagatcgcgccactgcactccagcctgggtgacagagtgagactccgtcttgaaaaaaaaagaagaaaaaaaaaagaaaaccccagtcATCTTCAGGCCCGCACAGGGCTGCACCAGCCTCATGTGTgtgtttcatttgttcattctttcacaCGTGCCTTCCTGCCACCTGCTCCCCCATCCCACACCCTGCAGGCTCACCCGACAGTCCCCGTGTTCCTGCATTGGCAGGCAGCGCTGACCTGCCCGTGGAAGTGCTCCCTGAGCTGCAAACAGGCTTCCGGCGTGTACCACTgcaaagagacagacagatggacacaTCATCCTGCAAAGCTGTGGCTCCGCCCCCATAGCCAAGCAGTGAGGGGAGATGATCTTCCCAGCCTTCCTTCCTAGGCCTGACAGCTGGCAGCCTCATTAGCTTTCCCTGACCCACCTGTCATGTGTATCCTCTATTTCCTCAGCCTTGAGGCTCTGGGGCCTTGTGAGTCTGGAGGGGCGAGCCCAGGCAGGGACTTGGAGATCTGTGTCTCACCTGGGGCTGCAGTCCCCTTGCTGCATGCATGTGACAGGCCTCTGTCTGCTCTGGGCCTCAACCCTCTCAGGGCGAAACGAGTGGAGCTCTTTTGGTGTCAAGTTCCTCCAAGATccaattagccaggtgcagtagtgcatgcctgtggtcctagatactgaggaggctgaggtggaaggatcgcttcagctcaagagagagagactgcagtgagctatgatcatgccactgcactccaacttgagtgagagagtgagaccctgtctctaatccATACCTTCTATGAATCTCCGATGACATTTTGTTTTAACAACATGCATACATGCGCCTGGAAAATGTCCTAGAAGGCGCTTTCTGTCGTCCACATTTCTTGGAAGGCAGACCTCAGCAGTGGTTTAAGAGCATGGGCCTCAGGGTCAGAAAAAACTACATGTACCCCACCCACCCTCATCTGGTgtgtaattagaaaaaaatgagattaaaCAAACTAAAGATGACCATTATTTTTTGCCATTGGATCGGCCAAGGCTAAATACAGAATGTGGCAAGGATGTGGGGAGAAGGACACTATTGAGGCTGTTGGTGTGATCTGTGTATGGCAATGGTctcaccccccgcccccccacctcTGCACAGTCACAGCCACCTGCTCTGTCCCTCTGAACACTGCTTGGATCCAcagctcccctcccccagccccagtgtCTTGGCCATGGATTCGGGCTCTGCCTGGCCCATCTGCCCTCTCAGCTCCAGCTGTGATTGAGGCAGCAGGGATGGTGAAAGGAGACTGGCAAAGGGCAAGTAGCTCCACTTTCCTTAAATGTTAAACAGGGATGCTCATAATAGCACCCTTTCATGTGGTTGTTGGAGGAGTAACTGAATAATGCAGGTGAGCAGCTTAGCCTGACAGTCTACTTTCCTGCAGAAGAGCAGCAGCTACCATGAACAAGCTGGCTGCTTCTTTCTGTCAGCTTCCATGACACAGCTTTTAAGCTGGGGACTGGCCCAGATACAATGGTCATTACAGGATGGCTGGAAGACTGTGATAATGAAGGCTGCAGGGTAAGAAGTGTGAGCTGATTTCAgaaacagggaaactgaggcacatggcGTAAAGGGAAGGACTTGCCTGGCAAGCAGTCTCAGGACCCTGCCCAACCTGACTGAATTTCTCAGGGCCCTGGGGTGCAGGATGAACTTGACCAGCAGTGGCCTTGATTCCTGACTATTATGGGCAGGAGGGGAGAATGCCACCTGTGAAACCAGGACGGATTCCCTAAGCTGCTTCCCTGGGGTAGGGTGCTCTGGAGCCAGACACGGCCAGGTCAAATCCCAGAGGTACCAGGCGCAGCTGTGTGATGTCAGGCAACCCTCCTTAACTCTGATCCTCACTGTCTGCTCTGCCAATGGGGTTCTTCATCTCATGATACCTGGACTGTTTTGTGCCAATCACACTTCCTTCCTTTTGACTCAAGAAAGACCAGTCTCTGTCATCCCTAGTTACCACTGTCAAGCTCTGCACAGAGAACAATTGCCTGAGCCTCTGTCGAGTTGGAAAACCCATGGGGAATTGTCCACAGGTCTGAGACACAAAGGCTTTCTCTGTAGGTGTGTGAAGAAGGAACTTAGCGAGGAAGGTAaagaagggggaaggaggaatgGCCACATACTCCAAATACCCAGGACCTATCTAGAGTCACCTCCTCctcaccagcctggccacagaatCCAAGATGCAAAAGGCCATTCCATGGAGAGGATCTCTCCCTCTGCACCTGTCCGAAGCCACGGAGGCAACCACTGAGAGTAGGGGCTTATATATCCTGCCAGAAATATTTTCGGCGTATATAaacaaacagacatttctccctCTCCTTGTTTTCACACACGGGAGTGTGCTGCACACACTCTACTGCACTCTGTTCCATGCCCTGCATTTTTACTGAACGGTTTACTTTGGCTCTCGTTGCATGTCAGCTCCTGAAGAGGTTGCCTCATTCTTCCTCATGTCTGTGCCAGGAAGCATTACTTGTTTAGCCAGTCTCCTCTCCGAGGATGTTTACGTTGTATCTTATCTTCTATTCTTACAAACTGCTCCAACCCCTATCCTTATGCACATTGTAAACCCATGCCAGAATATCTGCCaagtaaattcctagaaatggaatagcaaggccagttgtggtggctcacacctataaccccagtgctttgagaggcgcaggtgggaggactgcttgaggccaggggttcaagaccagcctgggcaacatagcaagactttgtctctataaaaaaaattaaaaattagccaggcatggtagcacatgcctgtggtcctagctactcaggaggctgaggcaggaggattgcttcagcccaggagttagaggagTGAATTATgatggtaccattgcactccagcctgggtgacagagccagaccctgtctctaaaaaaaaaaaaagaagcggaATGGCTGGATCTCAGAGGGCAGGGTCATCTGCCATATTGGTAAATATTGTCCACTGCCCCCTATGGAGGTTGTACTCAATTTGTATTCCCTGCTGCAATTAATATTGGATTTTAATACAGACACAAGAGAGCTGTGAGTTTGCAAGCTCACACAGGCAGAATGGCAAGGGGAGAGAGCCCTGGATTTGGGGTCATGGAACTGGAATGCTGTTTTGATAACAACGATGATAATGAGAACAACAGCAACCATGACTGCGGGGGAGCTCCTGCATACCATGAGCCAGGCACCCAATATGAGAGGAATTACCTTCATGTAACAGTGGCTCTGAGAGGTTGAGTAATTTGCCTACAGCCACACAGCTTAATGACAGAATCAGAATGAAGGACTCACATCGAGGACTGTCTGGCTGCAAAATCCTAGCCCTTATAACCTCCAGGCCACATTGCTGCCCAGTGTCACCATTAACTTGCTGTCCCACCTTGGGCAGTCAATGGCCAGTCTCCCAGCTCCTCAAGGTAAATTTGACAATGGACAGACCTCCTTGATTCACCTGCTTTACTTCTAGGCATTAGTGTAGAGTGGGGAGAGCTGATGTGGCTGCAGTGCCAGGAGAGCACTGCAGACGTAATGACTCTCTACCTTAGGGAAGCTGGTGATGACACGGTCGCGGCTCACAGGGGGCCCCAAAGGTGTCAGGGAGGACCTCATTCTTCCAGAGTCCTGTGGACCCAACCAGGAGAAAGACAGTTAAGGAGCTGTGCAAATACCTGGGGATTCACCCACGAGTTTCCACCTAACTTTTCATCagatccaggctgggtgcagtggctcatgcctgtaatcccagcactttgggaggccaaggtgggaggatcacttgggcccaggaggttgagaccagtctggacaacaaagtgagacctcagtctctaaaaaaacaaaaacaaaaacaaaaacaattagcagggcatggtggcctgtgcctgcagtcccagctacttgggaggaaggtgggaggaatgcttgagcctgggaggtcaaggctgcagtgaaccgtgaaggtgccgctgcactccagcctgggtaagaccttgtctcaagaattataaataaaaccagaTCCAGGCTTCCCTCTCTGTCAGGAATATGAGGCAGAGGCCATTTCTCTCAATCTGCATACAGCAGGCAGCATGGTATGGGGGAACCAGGCCTGCCCCACCCTGCCtgggagtcagaagacctgggtcTCCCCTTGACAGGTGTGTACCAAGGAGGAGCTCCCCTCTGAGCTTACCTTACTGGGCTGTGAGGCATGGTACAGCTCAGGCAGTCGAAGTAGAGTGGGGAGGGGTCTCCTGCTCCTAATCTGCAAAGGATGAAGGCTCTAGGTGAGCCTGGGGGCCTTAACTTTCAGCCAACCAGGCCTTTTCTCTGAAAGCCCTCACTTCACCAGGCCTCTGACTCCTCGAGCCTCCTCAACAGCCCCTCTGTCTCCTTTTTCTGTCCGGGCTCCTCTCCAGGCTGGGCTGGGGTGGCCCTGGCGGAGTCCGGTTGTCTTCCCGCATCTGACCTGGCTCTCCTCCACAACCAGCGCGGGCCTGGCCCAGAGTTTGCGCTCCGGAAATGAGGACGCCCTGGGGCCGCTGGCCGCTTTCAAGTTATAGGGGCGGGAAGCGGGCGCGGACGCTGTGCCCTCGCGGCCCTGGCCTCGGGATGTGCCAGCACGGGGGTGGGTGACCGGGAGGGTCGGACAGAGTGGGCGAGCTGACTCACCAGCGATGACTGTGAAAGCTGGGGCTCCGCGCGGCCTGGTCTGCCTGAGCCAGCGGCGGCGATCACCATGGCAACGAGAGCCACGCGGGACCTGCGGGCTACGCGAATCGTCGACGTCGTGGGCGGGGTCTGCGTTGGACTGGCAGCGGCGCGTCCAAGCGTCCAGCTTGCACCGGCGATCACCATAGCAACGAGAACCTGCCTGGAGTCTGGGCGGGGCTGGCAGCAGAGAGACTCCTGGACACCCTGGAGGGCCGGAGATCGCCATGACAACAAGGGCGGTGCTGGATGGGAGGGCGGTGCTGGATGGGAGGGCGGTGGGCGGGGTCATGGAGGCTCGGGGGCGGAGCCTGGGCTCTGGGTGGGGCTGACCGTGGAGAGATTCGCGCAGGTTCTGGTGATCACTTCGGCTGGGAGAGGTGGGGCGGTCATGGCATGAGAGCTCCTGATGTAGTATTGATGTTTAATTGTAGTCAAGCACCCTGCAGCTGCAACAGATAGACGTGCCTACCATCTACTGACCTTAGTCTGCATAGTTCTGAATCCAGTGCTGTCTGAATATCATATGCCTGGCTTCTAGAGCTCACGGTACAAAATTAATTTCCTTAGTAAAAAGCTGACCTGAGTCAGTGATTTCCTCTGAACTAGTTTCGGTTTGGAAAGTTAGCTGTTTTGGGCTAGATGGCCCCTCGTGGCCCTTATAAAACCGTGGAACCAGCTTCGAAGTCCGGGGTTCAGTTTGAGAACCTACTTAATTCAGCTCCTTAACTTTTCTGCATCACAATATGGAAGCCTTGGTATACAGATCTAACTCAGTCATCTTCAATTCAAAGCTAAGTGTTCTGGAGGCTGATgtttggtgtctttttttttttttttttttttttaaagagatggagtcttgctatgttgcccaggctggactcgaactccgaggctcaaggaatcctcccgcctcagcctccccagtccttgggactacaggcaagggccaccacacctggctctgttTAATGTCTTTTAGTGAGTTTCATTGCTAAGGTTGAGGCTTAGGGGGTGAACTTAGGTGAGTTGTTCCACCTTCCGCACCTCAGTTTactcaactataaaataaatgcaactaTCTATTtcaatggatcacctgagatggTGAAAGTGCTTTTATACTGTAAAGCTTGATTCAAGTCCATTAACCATTCATTTGTCCTACATGTACTGAAAGCTTCCTGGTATATGCCTAGCACTGGGGAGACAAGGAAACAGAACGGACATGGTGTCCACCCTCAGGGAAATTGGAGTCCACTGCGGGAAGCAGAGAAGTAAATAGAGAATTAGGGGAAGGGAGTGTGCCAATGGGATTTAGGAGAAGGGAAGATTAAGCTGTGGGGTCACTTACTAATTTGGATTTGGGGATTTGGCAGGAGCTAAAGATCACCCTGAACTCCTCctttagcttttttttgtttttgttttgttttttttttttttgagatggagtctcactctgtcgcccaggctagagtgcagtagcgtgatctcggctcactgcaatctctgcctcccagctcaagcgattctcctgcctcagcctcctgagtagctgggaccacaggtgcgcaccaaccatgcttggctaatttttaagttttttttagtagagatggggttttgccatgtgtgccagtctggttttgaactcctggcctcatgtgatccgcccgccttggcttcccaaagtgttgggattataggtataagccaccacacctggccccaaccCTCCTTTAGCTCTTAAGTGGGCTCTTTGCCTAGATCTAGAAACCAAATTGACACCGGGCagattagcaagagaaaagcatacaagtGTTATTAGTTTTACATGTGCATGGGGATCTTTACCAGAGTGAAGTCTAGAGAAGTGGCCAAAGCAAGatgcttttatactttttagaCAAAGGATGACAAATTTGAGAAGAAACGGCAGGACAAAGGGGATCTGGCTAGGGGCAGTAAATTCTAGGGGATTCACTAGGAGATAATATGAGAGGCATAAACCTAGTGGAAGACAGGGTTAAGTATATTTATTCAGGTCCATTGCAGTCCCCAATTCTTAGTCTCAGGTGATAAGGGCTATTTTCTTGCCCTGGTACAGTGAGGGTACCCCTCCTAGAGGAATCTTTATGGCTTGCTGAATGCAGAAAGAAGCATATCTGTTTGCcttttcttgtatcttttttgaaaaattatttttatttatttatttatttattttagagttgaggtctcactctgtcacccaggctggggtgcagtagtgtgatcatatctcactgtaacctcaaactcttgggctcaagcaaccctcccctttcagcctccaaagtgctaggattacaggtatgagccactgcacctggcccagctaGCCCTTTCTGAGGCCACTATTTTTCCAATGTTGTCAACTCAAAATGGTCAATATACCAATCCAGCATACTTTGGGATGGCCCATACTTCACTCCTTCAGGGAGAAGGAAGGTTTCATGGAAGAAGTGTTCACCAAGTTGCATCCTGAAGGATAAAGAGGTAATAATTAGTGTTACAGGGCACTCAGGCTTCATGAGCAAGGTGGCATTTAAGGGGTTAAGAGAGAGTCTAGCATGGCTGGAGGAGGTCATTACCCAGGGACTGGAGCACTAGGCTAGGAGTTTGGACTCAGCCCTGAGACTAGTGGGAAGCCATGGAGGGTTTTATGCAGGTGGTGGCTGGGTCTGGCTTGCTTTTGAGAACAGCTACGCCGGCCAGCAGTGTGTTGGGTCCACTGCAGAGGCTAACCTTTGTCATTACCAGGAGGTCAGCCTGAAGAGCAAGAGGCATGGGCAGGGCTAGGCAGTCCTGAGATCAGGCCTGTGTAATTTGGGGGAAactggctgagcgcagtggctcacgcctgtaatcctagcattttgggaggccgaggcgggtggatcatctgaggtcaggagttcgagaccagcctggccaacatggcgaaaccctgtctctcctaaaaatacaaaaattagccgggtgcggtggcgggcgcctataatcccagctacttgggaggtttaggcaggagaatcacttgcacccgggtTGCGGGGGTGGCGCGGAgtggagcggaggttgcagtgagtcaagatcgcgccactgcactccagcctgcgtgaaagagcgaaactccgtcaaaaaaaaaaattgggagaaaCGACTGAACTTCTCTGAGGTTCTTGTCTCTAAACTAGATGTTACCACCTTATGAATTTACTCTGAGGATCAGAGGCATGCAAAGTACCCAGTACAGAGAAGGGCGTAAATAAGTCACTTCCTTTCCCTTCTGTACTTTGAACAAAGCTGAGCTGCCTTTGGTCCCCACAGCAACCCTGTAAATGATTGTTCCCGCTTTGCAGCCGGCCGCAGCCTTGCAGGTTTGCGCCTGCGCAGTGGACGCTGAGTATGTAGACCGCGGCGCCGCGGACGCTGCTGGAGTCGCCTGGCAACGATGTCGCCTGGCAACTGAATAGATTGGCCACTGGCGCGGGCTACTGGAAGCAGAAAGGGCTGCGGAGGCAGGTGAGGCGGCGGTGGTAGGCTAGGGGCCCGGGGACAGGGGGGCCCAGTGATCCACCCAGTCCCATTCACACGGGGCCGTGTCCCCACACTCAAAATCACGGACTTTCGTCTCCGGCCCGACTCTCCCAGCCCACGCCGCTTAGAAGAGGGCAGGCCCCTGTCTCCAGCGCCCACCGTTCCTGCGAGGTTGAGCTCAACTCAAACATGGCCACGTCCCTCCCAGTCCGGCCCCCACTTCTACCGTTGTCATCTGGTGTCCCGCGTGAGCATCTGGCTTACCTTTTACTGGAGTAGATTCCTACAGGCCTGGGGCCTGTCCATTCTACTAACCATGATAACAACCGTAATAATAACCACAGCCAACATATCTGAAGCCCTGGTATGCCAGGCTTACGTGTATTCGTTAATATGACAACtctgggaggcagggaaggaggtaCTGTTATCATCTCCCCTCTGAAGCTGCAGAAAGACACAGA
This genomic interval carries:
- the RAB36 gene encoding ras-related protein Rab-36 isoform X8; translated protein: MVIAGASWTLGRAAASPTQTPPTTSTIRVARRSRVALVAMVIAAAGSGRPGRAEPQLSQSSLIRSRRPLPTLLRLPELYHASQPSKRLRSHFVVQTGLNLLGPSDPPTLASQSAGITGMSHCTQPGSDEKLGGNSWVNPQWYTPEACLQLREHFHGQVSAACQCRNTGTVGWDTAGQEKFKCIASAYYRGAQVIITAFDLTDVQTLEHTRQWLEDALRENEAGSCFIFLVGTKKDLLSGAACEQAEADAVHLAKEMQAEYWSVSAKTGENVKAFFSRVAALAFEQSVLQDLERQSSVRLQVGDGDLIQMEGSPPETQESKRPSSLGCC